GAAATTAATAAACCTGAAAGATAAATATGTCACTGAAAGCAACCAGCCATTTAATAAGAACTGAAATGAGGTTGCTCCATTCCATTAGAGATTGTTAACCACATAGCCTCAAAGGCTCCAATTAACAACTACCACCAGCAAGTTTCCAGAACATGAACTAGTAGTACAGTAGCTAGCAAGCTAAGACCAATCCACTGGGACCTTCAGCCTTCAGGGAACCCAAAAACGAACTCTGTTTATTTTTTCCGTAGATAGAGGATATGAATAATATATACACCCCTTTACTTTAAATGTCTTTGTATCTATTTTTTAATCATCTGTGACCCTCTATCTTTTAGAATATCATCCGTGGGTGGGGTAAGGTTGGAGGACCTTCAATGACTAAGTCAACAGGCCAAGCCCTGTTTCAGGATTAGAAGAAGCAGTGGTAGGTTCTCCATCAGAAAGGCATGGGACATCAAACTCTTGAGCTTTCTTTGAATAAGTCTTTCACTTGTCCAGGCTCAACAGAATTAATGATTTAAATCGCAAGCCGCAGAGAGTTCAAGGAAGCACAAAAGGGTCCAATTTTTTATTAGTAAGCACATAGGAACAGGGTAATTCTTTCATTTGATTCTAATAAATTGAAGGAATCGAAATATTACTGGCACACCATGATGGTTAGCAACAGTCTCattgttttaattaattaaactgaaGATCCAACATGTAATTTTCATCATGCAGAAGTGCTATTGCTATACAGCTAGAGAAACATAAAAGATATTTTCTGAACTGAACCCCCTTATACAATATAAACGCCACAGAGAGAAGAGTGAAGATGTGTACCAGTCACGGTAGCATTTAATGCACATAGCATGGCTACAAGTTGGAAGAACTACTTTGCCATTTATCTCCATACATATGCCACATTCCTCCTCGATGTTATCATCAATCTCTGAAATCACCATTTTCTGATCTTCATCTCGTCTTCTATATCTTTCTATACAGATTGCCTTTTGTTTCTTGTCTTCCACTTCATTGATCCCTTCATGTAGTTGCATCAAAGAAGGAAATATGACAGCTGCAGAAAAAACCCCAACACtaatgaaaaaaagaacagtTCAAGAAATATGTGTAAAACAATAGGATATCCAAAGTACGCACTATACCATAGAATTCCCTAATGCTTGCTTTCCTTTCATGAGCAGACATGGTGGTAGTCCCATCAGCATAAACCTGTATAGTTAAGATTAACCATGGCTCCTAATAAAGCAGAAAGAGCATTAGAAAGGAACTTGGCTAAACAGGACTGTTCTCAACCTTATAAATGAGAATCCTCAACAGCCCAAGTGCACCAGCAAGGTTGCAATCTGTCCACTGcacaagaaaaaggaagaagtgTGCAGCTGGACAGTATGACATTCTCATCTGAAGACAGGCGCCATCATATTCCCTTCTAAATTCAGCAGCACTGCATTTttacaaacaaaataatttagtCTAACTATTGTAAAACAATGATCTTAGGCAGCTCAGTAGCTAGACGGCTGTAGAGCTTTATCCAAAAATAACTATTCAAAGTTTGATGTTTGGAGTAGAGCTGAATGTCTCATGAGACTCAGGTGACTTTCTGCAAGTTTGATATACATGGTACGGTAGGACTTCTGAATCTTCAATAAAAGGACTTGTATCACAGTATGGGGGTATTAACAATATGGTCGATGTTATACGTGAATGGCTAAAAATATGGTTGCAGACCTATGCTAACAGTTTGCAATAGGTGTACTCAAATCAACAAACCATTTGTCATCATTCTCtacatataaaatttgaaaactaaataaataaatgtactCTCATGGCTACTCCGTGCACATGTTTATTGAAAGTTGAAATTTCAGAAACAATTAAGGCACCTGGTACATAGACTCAATATTTCAACTCATCTGTGATACATTGTAAAAACCTTGGAATAGATCTATTAAAGCAAATAAATTAGTTGTCAGGAATGTAAAACACTTGTTTTCAACCTGTCACTTGgttatttctgaaaaaaaaaacaaattaaacatgcACATTATCTCCACAATGAATAGAAAACAACTCCATAGAGTCATATTTTGTATATGCAGCTCCAACCAAAAGATGTAACAGCAACATGGATCATAGAAATCACCATTTACTAACTGGACATCTCAATCATTAACCAACATGGACCCTGGTTCATAGACTGATGAATGTCTCAAGTTTCAACAAGTCTCTTGACACATTGTAAAAACATCAAAACAGGTCTATCATACCAAACATAGTAGTTGTCAGGAATGTAAAATATGCTCTCTGCCTGTCACTTAgttatttcataaaaaaatacattaatATATTGCTTCTTTATCTCCACATAGGACAGTAAGCAACAACTCTATAGGGGTCAAGTGAAATACTAAATTACCATGGCCAACATAGTAACATGAgagccatattttttttacacagcTCCAACCAAAAGATGTAACAGCAACATAATAAAATTCATGATCAGTAGTTAGTTGGGCCAAATGATATTAGCTCTTAGTGTGTAGCGCATGTTGTGGACAACAATTTCCAAATACGGCTTTCAGAACACACGATGATAGCGAATTGTGATGAACCAGCAGCACAACTGCATAGCACACCgacaacaacaaaaaagaaaacctcATGATGACAAAACCAAAGTAGTACAAACAGACCTGCAAGGCCAAAGGAGATAGCTTTGGCCACTTAAGCAGTATATCTGGTGACAGGTGTCACTGCAGCCATGAAAGGCCATTACCAGCAGAAACTTTCAGTACTACTGAAGCAATATAAACAGGGAACACATCCAAGGTATCGCAAGTCCTAACATATATGCCTATTAAAATGTCTAACCACAAATCGAGGTGACTAAGAAAATGTCAGCTTGATACCTTCTAAACAGTCTCCAACTAGACTGACCATACTGAGCAGTGAACATCAAACATCACCACCAGTGAGATCACATTTGCGCCGCCAGCAACGTCCCCATAGAGTAATCCTAATGTACCCCCATCCAAGCCAGCCCCCAAATCAACACACAACAAGCTCAACGAATTTCAGAAAGCACACATCAATACTATCTcacagcaggagcagcagcctCTACCCTCAGCACTGGACACAGGAAGAACAcaagcaggaggaggaagaggaagatgaaACGGGCGAGCTGAACTCACAGCGAGTTGGCGTGCTGGATGTCGGCCTCGAGCACCTTCAGCGAGTCCCTGAACGACCTGCCCATCGAcgaactccgccgccgccgtgaccaTCCACCAAACCCAAAACCTCCCCCCGAACCCTACCTCCCGATCTCGCAGCGTCACCTCGccggcttcctcctcctcctccggtggtGTACGGCTCGGCTCGGGGTCAGGTCAGCTCAAGCGGCGGCGGTCAGTGGGGCGAGGCAATTTAAAGCGGGGGATGGGTGCCTTGCGTGCACGGGAGGGAGGCCGTACTACGGAGTCGATGACATGTGGGGACAGCCACCCCGGGCCCACGCGTCGgtgacggcgggggcggtgggGACAGCCGCGTGGGGCCGGACGTCAGTGAGTGTGGGTAGGGTGGCGATGAGACATGGCccggtgggaggggaggggtggggCCCAGGGAAGGTTGCCACGTTCGCTTCTGGAAGGTGCGATGAGCTCGCTAGCTAACCCCATGTccgttttttttgtttttcttctaaACTTTTCTCTCCCCATCCGATTCAACAGTCCGTGATAAGAAACATTACGAGCACACGTATGTAATCACAGGGGAAATTCCAGTGTTTACCAACAGCCTCAATGTTTGTCATATTgtcctctcaaaaaaaaacgTTTGTcatattgaagaaaaaaaatcgaaacagtatatttataaataaaaaataatttataaataaaacttttatatgtgtgttCTTAACGGTTTAGAAGCAAAGCTAAAAAATAAGCTACGATGAAAAaaccctcaaaatcaactctaaatttaaggttgaaaaatttaaattttagttgataagcataagcataaataAAAATACGAGGCTGCAAGTTCTAAAATCCAAGATGATTATGGTGCAAACTTTCATAACTGCGTTAATAGCAGCAATTCAAAAACCGGAACTGGGAAAGTGACTGCCatggaaaaaaatacaaattaaactCTAAAATTGAGTTtcacattttaaaatttgactttggATGACAAGCTAAGATGATTGTGGTGCAAACTTTCAAAACTGACTTATTAACAATTTTCAAGCCGATGCTGATAAATAGACTATGTGAGAAAAAACTTTTAACCCGggtttaagttttaaatttgacaTGGATGCTTGCATTTAAACCTAATTATCCCTTCAGTGGTAGGCGTTACCCGTCAATAGCGAGACGTCCGTGATGATTTAGTCAATCTCAAGATACGTtggtccaattttttttttgaaggtgTTCACAGTTTTACAGGTTTAGgatgtatatatgtgttcatAAAGGTGAATGTGTGAGCATTTTTGAGTGTCTGTGTTTGcagtgtttcttaaaaaaaaaggtttttaaacCGTGGATGATAAACTAACAAGGAAACGAGTGAGGCTCCCCTTACCCAGCTCCTTTCGCTGTCGAATTTGGTGCCATTTTGTGTGATTAACCTGCTTGCACGCGGATGGGATTGTGTTCATTAGTTCTATGTTTCCCTTGTCACGAGGCTAATGCTGGTTTCCCAGGGATCGAGTGGATGGTTATGGTTACATGAGTAGTTTGGGAAATTGAGGAGCATTGAGAACAGTAAAATTAGCAGTATCAACCACTAATGCAAATGGATGGCATGATTGGAGGATGCTTTTAGTCTGAACAAGTGGTAGGAGGATATTTTTCCTTGGTGAAAAAAAGGATGCAATGGTGCATGAATGTGAGAGGCAATGTGAGTTACAAGTAAAGTGATGACCTTTTTTGTCTTCTGGCATGAAAGTTGTCGGAGCAATCACACACCCACCTTCATCAAAAAAGATCAAAATATCTTTGCTTAATCACATTACTCTTGAGTTCTCCAAAAGATttcatgtcatatcaactgtaCATTGAGTTGAATTGcagcaattttttttcacttttcagcACTGAAATCATCTTGCGAAATGGGAGATGACAGGGAGTCGCACCCAATTTTGTGTAATAGTCAAATACAAGCAGTTTAATTATGTTTCAAAAATTCGAAATCAATACCTTGCTTTAACCATACCCATCAAGATCGCTAGAATAGTTTTGGCTAAATTCATGGATGGTGCTAAGAACACGCAGTCCACAAAACCACAAGATCATACACAGTGCTTCAATTTAAACAAATTTAGCTTTAGGTCCAGCTTGGTAGGGCTCTCTATCTTGAATCTGCCTCTTTCAATGCGCGGATGAGATGGGTGATACGGTACTGGAGCTTCTCGTTCTCTATGATTAGCTTCTTGTTCTACAGAGATCGTTCATAGATATGGTTATATATCAAACAGCTGTATGATGGTGACAATTGGTGACATTTTCAAGCTAGATGAATACCTTTTCCTTTTCAGCAAGACATTCTGTGTTAACTGCATCAAGCTTTGACTGAAGATCTTTCACGGCTGATGAATTTGTCTCTGAACCACTCGTCAGGCCATCTGATAAATCAACCATGTAAACGAACAATGAGGCATTTCTCTTACCAACAAGCACCTGTGAAATGCTACACCCATATTTAACTTACCTTTGTTCAGCAGCAAGGCTTCCAGCTTTGCTAAACGTGTCTACAAGATGAAAGAAACAGCGTAAGATATGGGAACAAAACATTGAGAAGACCACCTGTACCTATTTCGCATTCGTGTAACCACAGCAACCAAGCCAGATGAGAATGCCATTGCTTTCGATGCGTGGCTGGTCAAACACATCAATTCATGCTGACTGACAATAAAGAAACATAGCCATGCGGCATACCTCCCAGGACAACTATCAGTCTAAAACCACTGAGTTATCCAGTAGACGTTGGTAGGTATTAGGTAATACAGCAACAAGCCAAATTCTCAATCTAATTTAGGCACTTGCCGTGGCATGGGGGAAAGCTAGTCCTATACTGAAAAGGATCGCGATTTGTAAGTCTGAGGCATACATTAGAATTTATTAACATATGGAATTAGGTTGTCTCTATTAAAGCAGACCGGAGGTGAGAACTTGTCTTTATGTAGTACATATCACGCAGACCTCGCCCTAAAACATCATTACCACCATACTCTAGATAACGCAAAAATTGTACGTTTTTTCGAAGTTTCCTCAGGTTCTTTCATGCCAAAACTTTCAATTGGTGATCATATGGATTATCCACTGAAATCAGGTAACACCACCAAGTCATAAAAGGATAATATAAGAGCAAAGGGAATCTAAAATATGCTAGCACTAGCTACTAGTTCATCGCTCAACCGATTTGACTTTGCTCCAAATCAAGCCCACCATACGAACTGACCATCTATGTTCTAGTTTCTGGAAAAGTAAAAATTCTTACTAGTTCCATTTACTTCCGCTCTTAGCAACAACGAACGAATTTAACAACTTAATAACCTAATAACAACTCTGACCACAGCGAAACGAAGCGCGGATAGACGACGGTCAGGAACTCAAGGATACGAGAGCGCGAACCTCGGCATCGGAGGCCCTATCGTGGAAGGGCCTGAGGGCCTCCTccagacccgccgccgccgccgccgccgccatgctcgcCGCCGGTCGACTGAACCCCTCGA
The window above is part of the Oryza sativa Japonica Group chromosome 7, ASM3414082v1 genome. Proteins encoded here:
- the LOC4344184 gene encoding E3 ubiquitin-protein ligase AIRP2 isoform X2, with the translated sequence MGRSFRDSLKVLEADIQHANSLAAEFRREYDGACLQMRMSYCPAAHFFLFLVQWTDCNLAGALGLLRILIYKVYADGTTTMSAHERKASIREFYAVIFPSLMQLHEGINEVEDKKQKAICIERYRRRDEDQKMVISEIDDNIEEECGICMEINGKVVLPTCSHAMCIKCYRDWRSRSQSCPFCRDSLKRVNSADLWIYTDNRDIVDIATVRKENLRRLFMYIDKLPTKLWSPWCSCCPACRSCKQLSSPRRLAIQSLIAPVRCCCSL
- the LOC4344185 gene encoding uncharacterized protein; translated protein: MAAAAAAAGLEEALRPFHDRASDAETRLAKLEALLLNKDGLTSGSETNSSAVKDLQSKLDAVNTECLAEKEKNKKLIIENEKLQYRITHLIRALKEADSR
- the LOC4344184 gene encoding E3 ubiquitin-protein ligase AIRP2 isoform X1, whose protein sequence is MGRSFRDSLKVLEADIQHANSLAAEFRREYDGACLQMRMSYCPAAHFFLFLVQWTDCNLAGALGLLRILIYKVYADGTTTMSAHERKASIREFYAVIFPSLMQLHEGINEVEDKKQKAICIERYRRRDEDQKMVISEIDDNIEEECGICMEINGKVVLPTCSHAMCIKCYRDWRSRSQSCPFCRDSLKRVNSADLWIYTDNRDIVDIATVRKENLRRLFMYIDKLPTCCRNCGALGVHAAPLVEAVSS